CACTCTTGGCAGCCAGCGCAAAGGTAAGACGCGAAAAAGCCTCCATGCCGCGTGCGTCCCCTCTGCCTAGAACGTCTCATTGCCATCAATCAGGAAGTGCAAAAATGAACGCAACCTCGCCATCACTCGCTCTGGCTCATTCCAATAGTCGTCGTCAGTTTCTCAAGCTGATTGTACTGACAGCCTCGGCAGGCGCGTTGGCGGCTTGTGGCGGCGGGGACGGTGGGGCAGAAAACATCTCGACGGACACCCGCTATTTCCCGCAATCAGTAGCATCGGGCGATCCAGCCGCAAACTCGGTCATTCTCTGGACCCGTTTGGGTACGCTCGGTCCGCAAACCGATGGGCAATTGCGTGTTCAAGTCAGCACGCAAGAGGATTTTTCCAATCTGATCGTCGATGAATCCGCCGTGCCCGTGGCCGCCGCGCACGATCATTGTCTGCGCTTGAAAGTGGCCGGTCTTAAGCCCGGAACGACGTATTACTATCGTTTTCTGTTCTCCACCGGCAACCAGGCCTGGGCCAGCTCGCGCACTGGGCGAACCAAAACCGCGCCCGACGCCACCGCGAACGTGCCCGTCAGTTACGCCGTCACTTCCTGTCAGGATTACATTGGTCGTTATTACAACGTGTGGGCTTATTTACTGCAAACCGAGCCGGATCTGGATTTTATTCTGCAAATCGGCGATTACATCTACGAGACCACGGGCGACCCCTCGTTTCAAACGGTGGGCAGTGCGCGCAGCATCACCTTTACCGATACGGCAGGCGCCATTCAATTAGGCGATGCGACCGCGCCTTATTACGCGGCCTCCAGCGTGTCGAATTACCGCGATCTGTATAAGGCGTATCGCAGCGACCCGATCTTGCAGCAAGTGCATGAGCGTTACCCAATGATCGGCATCTGGGACGACCACGAATACTCCGACGATTGCTGGGGTGCGACCGCCACCTATTTCAATGGCCGCGAAGATGAATACAACCCGCCTCGGCGTGACCGCGCCGAACAGGTGTATTACGAGTTTATGCCGTTGGATGACCCCGCTATCGCCAGCGGCGCGCTCAACAAAGATCCGGCTACGCTTTGGCCGAATAACGTGCTGTATCGCCGCCTGCGCTTTGGCCAGAACTTAGAAGCCGTGCTGCTCGATTACCGCAGCTATCGCCCCGATCACCTCATCCCCGAAGGCGGCTTTCCCGGCAAGGTGGTGATGAGCGAGCCGGTGCTGGTGAGCATCTTGGGGCAAACCGCTTACGATGCTGTTAAAGCAAACTTTGGCCCCTATGTCGATACCACCACCGCGCCTTGGAACAGCTATCTGACGGCCTTGATTCCGGTGTTGGCGCAAGGATACCTTCAGGCTGGGTTCACAGGCGATGCGCAAACCAAGGCCACCGACGATCTCACCGGCCTTGTTTCCGCCTTTGTATTCAATCAGCTCATTGGCCAATTCAATGCCGCCGTAGCAGCAGGACAAATTCCGGGGGCGAGTGCCCTGCCAGCCATCGATTCGACTACCTACGATGCCTTGCCGCGCGGTATCGCCTTCCTGCACATCGGCAAGCAGTCGTTCTTCTCTGAGCTCGGCGCGCGCTATGCCGTGGTGCAGCCGACCTTTGATTTGTATGCCCAATACATGCAGGCCACCGGGCAATACGAACAAGACCCGCTGGGCGCAACACAACGCCAGTTTTTGGCGAATGCCCTGGCATCCGATGCCACCTTTATCAACGTGATCAGCACCGTCTCAACCGCGCCCTTGCGCTGGGATTTGCGCTCGGCCACCAACTTGCCTGCCGATTACCAAACGGTGTTCAAGCCCAATGTGGATCAGTGGGATGGATTTCCGCAAGGCAAGCAGGCTTTCTTGGAAACCTTGGCGAATCGACCGGGCGCGTTTTTGGCCTCCGGCGATATTCACGCCAGCTTCGTCACGCAACATCAAACCAGCTCTATGGCAATGCCGGTGGCGGATTTTACCGGCCCGGCCATCAGCTCGGGTACGTTTAACAATTTCGTGGAATCGGCCATTTCCGGCTTGCCTGGGCTGGATTCAGCGCAAAAAGCGGCGGCTAATCAAGCCTTGGTGCTGGGGCTCGATCAAACCCTGCAAGCCTCTGCGCCTGCCGATGAGCCGATTGTATTTGCAGATACAACCCACCACGGGATTATGGTCTTCCGCGTGGATGGTTCACAAACGCAAGTCGATTATCTGCTGATCGATCAAAGCGCCGTCAGCCAGAATTTAACGGGCGATTCGTCCGCCTTGATCAAGGCGTTCAGCCGCCAACGTTTTACGCTTGATCCGCAAACGGGCAAGGTGACAAGCGCAAGCTGACGCGTTCAGGGCTCATTCAGCGCTGATTTAGCAAATACACGCTCGCCAGAACGTCCTTGGCGATCAGGGTGTTTTCTGGAGCCAGATCTTCATCTCCGTCCTGATACTTGCCGGTTTGCACGAGGATGGTCTGCAAACCGACGGCATCTGCGCCCTGGATATCGCTGTGCACATCGTCACCGATCAGGGTGATGTTTTCTGCTGAAAAGCCGAGTGCGGCAATCGCTTGCTGGAAGAAAGACGCACCGGGTTTACCCATGGCATTGGACGTGACGCCTGCCGCGTTCTCTAGTAACCGAACGAAGGGCCCGGCATCGAGTGACAGGCTGTCAGCTTCACGAAAATAGCGACTGTCGGACAGCGAGATCAGCGTGGCTCCGGCCATGAGCTCCCGAAAGGCGGCGTTGAGTGTGGTGTAGGTAAAGCCTTCACCCGCATCGCCGACGATGACGGCTCGGGGCCCGGTGGCTTCGCTTTTCGCCCCAATCAGCGTGGTATCGACCCCAGCAAAATCCGGCAGTAATCCGGGATGAATCAGCAGTACGCCATGCGTCTGGTAGGATTGCAGCCAGGCAGCTGCGGCACGTGCGGGCGTGAGCAATTGCTGCGCCGACACGTCCAGCCCGGCCTCATGCAGGGCGGCGAGCAAATCCGCATGACTGCGACGCGTGGTGTTGGTCAAAAGCAGAAAAGGAATGCTGGCCTCGCGTAGGCGGGCGAGTGCGTCGACTGCGCCGGGCATCGGCGTATTGCCATCGAGCAGTACGCCGCCGATATCGAAAATAACCGCTTGCGTTGTGGTCTGCATGGGGCTTTCCTCCCGTAAACAGGCGCTTGAGTGGTTTCAAACATCAGAAAAGCTCGAAAAACCCGTCATTCCCGCGTAGGCGGGAATCCAGCGCCTTGATTTTTCTGGGTTCCCACTTTCGCGGGAACGACGAATCACGGGTATTTCGAGGTGCCCACCACGGAAAAAACCGAAGGCGTGATGCGGCTTTGTGCACCAAGGCGGGCGTGGCTCAGGTCTGAGTTGGCTCGGTTGGTGGCCGCTCGGACTGGTGGGTCACGTCCAGTGCATCAAGTTGATTCTGCAATGCTTTTATGGCTTGCGCAACTCTCGCGGAGGCACCCTTGAAACCGAGTTCGATCAGGCGTCGTTCGCCCTGTCCGATCGGCAGGCTGAAAAATTTGAGATCGGGGAATTCGGCGCAGAGCCCGGTCATGGTGGGTAGAAGATCATTTTCCGATGCGCCGATGGTCCAGATCGACTGTTCGCGATAATCCAGCGTACCGAGTGAAGCCAGCGGATTGGCCAGAATCCAGTCGAGCATCGGGTGGGCCATTTGCGGAAAGCCGGGCATGAAAAAATGGTTTTCCAGATAAAAACCGGCCACGTTATTGATTGGATTCGGGATTAAATCGACCTGTTCCGGGAAATCGGCCATGTGCACCCGATGCGGGAAGGCTGCTTCACCGAATTGGGCAATGATGCGGCGCTCGGCTTCTGGATGACGTGTGAGGGGCCGTTCGAATGCGCGGGCGGCACTGGCCCGGGTGAGATCGTCCGGCGTTGCGCCGATACCGCCAAAGCAGAAGACGATACTGCCCGCCTGTTGGCTTTCGCGCAGGGTGCGCTCGATGTGGTCGGCATCGTCGCCGATCATTTGCGCCCAATCGGGTTGACGTCCGCGCGGTGCCAGTCGCTCGATGACGGCGGCTAGATGTGTGTCTTTGCGTCGTCCGGATAGGATTTCGTCACCAATGATCAGCACGCCAATTGCAATGGGCTTGCCGGACGCAACACTCATCGTTCGGCGCCCATCGCGAGGGCGTTGGCGCGTACCCGATCACGTTCCTGTGCGTCGGCCTGGGCGTCATATCCGCTGTGTTCGATCCAGCCTTGCGTGTGGCGGCGAATCAAATGCGTGAGGGCATCGAGATGGTCGTCTCGCGCATTCAATGCGGGAATGTAGTGATAAGTCTCGCCGCCGGCTTCTTCAAAATATTCGCGGTTTTCCTGACCGATTTCCTCGATGGTTTCCAGACAATCGGCAGAAAAGCCGGGGCACACCACGGCAATGTGTTTGATGCCTTTGGCGGGTAATCCTTTTAAGGTTTCGTCGGTGTAAGGTTTGAGCCATTCCTCACGGCCAAAACGAGACTGAAAAGTGACCATGTATTGATCGGCGCTTAAACCAAGTCGGTCAGCCAACAGGCGTCCGGTCACATGGCATTCGCAGTGATAGGGGTCGCCCGCCAGAAGATAACGTTTGGGTACGCCATGAAAGCTCATGACCAACTTTTGTGGCTGACCGTGTTCGGCGAAATGCTCACGGACACTGGCGGCCAGCGCATCGAGGTAGGCCGGTTCGCGATGATAGTGCGTGATAAAACGTAACTCGGGCACCCAGCGCCAGGTTTTCATTTCATCGAAAACGGCATCGAAGGTGGAGGCGGTCGTGGCGGCGGCGTACTGAGGGTACATCGGCAGAACAAGAATACGGCGGGCGCCGGCATCGCGCAGCTCGGCCAGGGCAGTGGCGACGGAGGGATTGCCGTAGCGCATGCCTAAAGCAACCGAAACCGGCCCGGCCATCTGTTGCGATAAGCGTTCCTGCAAGCCGCGTTGTTGCTGTCGGGAAATGGTGAGTAAAGGCGATCCGTCCTCGTAGTGATCCCACACTTCCCGGTAAGCGGCGGCTGACTTTTTAGGGCGTGTGTTCAGGATGATCAGGTTCAGAATCGGCCACCAAAGTAGTTTGGGCAACTCGATGACGCGCGGATCGGATAAGAATTGCTTGAGATAGCGACGCAGCGCAGGGGTGGTGGGCTCATCCGGCGTGCCGAGGTTGAGTAACAGCACGCCCATCCGCTCGGCGCTACCGTGGGCGTAATGGGGTTCACCTTGATATGTCATGCCACTGTCCTTAACTATGTTTATGAATTGGCCGCGCAGTGCGTGGCGGCCTTTGATTTTGCAACGTATGATTGTAGGCAAGTTTTAAGCGCATTTGCGCCTTTTGTGATGATGAGGAGTCGATCATGTCTGAAACCAATACCCGCCATGCCCGTTTGTTGATTTTGGGATCGGGCCCGGCCGGCTATGCAGCGGCGGTTTACGCCGCACGCGCCAATTTGAATCCCGTGTTGATCACCGGTATGGAAATGGGCGGGCAGCTCACGACGACGACCGAAGTCGAAAACTGGCCGGGCGATCCGGGTGATCTGACCGGCCCGGCGTTGATGGATCGCATGAAGGCACATGCCGAAAAATTTGATACCGAAATCATCTTCGATCACATCCAGAGCACCAATCTCAAGCAGCGGCCCTTCACGCTCAAGGGCGATTCTGGCACCTACACCTGCGATGCACTAATCGTCGCTACCGGTGCCAGCGCGAAGTATCTGGGGCTGGAGTCCGAATCCAAGTTCAAGGGCAAGGGC
This region of Halothiobacillus neapolitanus c2 genomic DNA includes:
- a CDS encoding alkaline phosphatase D family protein — its product is MNATSPSLALAHSNSRRQFLKLIVLTASAGALAACGGGDGGAENISTDTRYFPQSVASGDPAANSVILWTRLGTLGPQTDGQLRVQVSTQEDFSNLIVDESAVPVAAAHDHCLRLKVAGLKPGTTYYYRFLFSTGNQAWASSRTGRTKTAPDATANVPVSYAVTSCQDYIGRYYNVWAYLLQTEPDLDFILQIGDYIYETTGDPSFQTVGSARSITFTDTAGAIQLGDATAPYYAASSVSNYRDLYKAYRSDPILQQVHERYPMIGIWDDHEYSDDCWGATATYFNGREDEYNPPRRDRAEQVYYEFMPLDDPAIASGALNKDPATLWPNNVLYRRLRFGQNLEAVLLDYRSYRPDHLIPEGGFPGKVVMSEPVLVSILGQTAYDAVKANFGPYVDTTTAPWNSYLTALIPVLAQGYLQAGFTGDAQTKATDDLTGLVSAFVFNQLIGQFNAAVAAGQIPGASALPAIDSTTYDALPRGIAFLHIGKQSFFSELGARYAVVQPTFDLYAQYMQATGQYEQDPLGATQRQFLANALASDATFINVISTVSTAPLRWDLRSATNLPADYQTVFKPNVDQWDGFPQGKQAFLETLANRPGAFLASGDIHASFVTQHQTSSMAMPVADFTGPAISSGTFNNFVESAISGLPGLDSAQKAAANQALVLGLDQTLQASAPADEPIVFADTTHHGIMVFRVDGSQTQVDYLLIDQSAVSQNLTGDSSALIKAFSRQRFTLDPQTGKVTSAS
- a CDS encoding competence/damage-inducible protein A, which codes for MSVASGKPIAIGVLIIGDEILSGRRKDTHLAAVIERLAPRGRQPDWAQMIGDDADHIERTLRESQQAGSIVFCFGGIGATPDDLTRASAARAFERPLTRHPEAERRIIAQFGEAAFPHRVHMADFPEQVDLIPNPINNVAGFYLENHFFMPGFPQMAHPMLDWILANPLASLGTLDYREQSIWTIGASENDLLPTMTGLCAEFPDLKFFSLPIGQGERRLIELGFKGASARVAQAIKALQNQLDALDVTHQSERPPTEPTQT
- the hemH gene encoding ferrochelatase, producing the protein MTYQGEPHYAHGSAERMGVLLLNLGTPDEPTTPALRRYLKQFLSDPRVIELPKLLWWPILNLIILNTRPKKSAAAYREVWDHYEDGSPLLTISRQQQRGLQERLSQQMAGPVSVALGMRYGNPSVATALAELRDAGARRILVLPMYPQYAAATTASTFDAVFDEMKTWRWVPELRFITHYHREPAYLDALAASVREHFAEHGQPQKLVMSFHGVPKRYLLAGDPYHCECHVTGRLLADRLGLSADQYMVTFQSRFGREEWLKPYTDETLKGLPAKGIKHIAVVCPGFSADCLETIEEIGQENREYFEEAGGETYHYIPALNARDDHLDALTHLIRRHTQGWIEHSGYDAQADAQERDRVRANALAMGAER
- a CDS encoding TIGR01458 family HAD-type hydrolase, translated to MQTTTQAVIFDIGGVLLDGNTPMPGAVDALARLREASIPFLLLTNTTRRSHADLLAALHEAGLDVSAQQLLTPARAAAAWLQSYQTHGVLLIHPGLLPDFAGVDTTLIGAKSEATGPRAVIVGDAGEGFTYTTLNAAFRELMAGATLISLSDSRYFREADSLSLDAGPFVRLLENAAGVTSNAMGKPGASFFQQAIAALGFSAENITLIGDDVHSDIQGADAVGLQTILVQTGKYQDGDEDLAPENTLIAKDVLASVYLLNQR